DNA sequence from the Paenibacillus physcomitrellae genome:
ACTGCAGATAGGCTTCAGCTGCCATCGATCCCCCCGCTGTACGTACCGGGACCGCGCTCACTTCTGTCAAGTTTAAGCGTTCTAACACAGCCCGTTCCACTACCAGCGCCCGGTTCAAATGCTCGCAGCACTGAAAAGCCAGCTCGAAGCCGTATTGTGAGCGGATCTGTTCAAATCCCTTATATAGCTCAGCTGCAATTTGCTGGGCACCGGCAGTTCCGATACGCTGACCGGCAATCTCACTGGTGCTTGTGCCAATGACAACCACTTTTCCCGGCCCAAGATTAGCCGTTTCGGCAAGCTCCTTCAATACCTCGGCGGCCTGATCGGCCAATTGGTCCAGCTGAAAGGTTGGTTCCACGATGATACCCCCTAAATTCCGGCGGATTCGCCGTTAATGGTCCAAGGGACGAACCCTACTTGAACCCATTATATAATGAGAGCGGACCAACTTCCACGCAGGCAGCCGGACTCCCTGCACGCCGGAAGTATCTTAGAGTTCTGCCTGATCAGGAACTGACCGTCGGTAAAAATGCAAAAAAGAGCAAAACGCACATTCGTGCGTCATGCTCTTGCCCAGGCGACCGGCCGTATATTCCGATGCTCCACCGTGGTTTCATCCACATCCGTCGCCAGTTACACCGGAACTGATCTTGTTGCCTTTAGCATAAAGCATAGCGGTCAGAATTGCAACTTGGAAAAATTCATAATTAAAGGTTGATCAGACTTCTAACAGCGTCAATAACGGCCCCGGGCCGATGGATTTGAATGGCTTATTCCTCACAGGTGTCAGCAAAAAAAGGACTG
Encoded proteins:
- a CDS encoding TIGR01440 family protein codes for the protein MIVEPTFQLDQLADQAAEVLKELAETANLGPGKVVVIGTSTSEIAGQRIGTAGAQQIAAELYKGFEQIRSQYGFELAFQCCEHLNRALVVERAVLERLNLTEVSAVPVRTAGGSMAAEAYLQFAEPCLAESMEAHAGLDIGETLIGMHLRRVAVPLRLSRRYVGQARVNAAMTRPKLIGGERAVYRLPQTDGEQLCD